Genomic window (Macrobrachium nipponense isolate FS-2020 chromosome 35, ASM1510439v2, whole genome shotgun sequence):
CCTAGCTTTAGTGGTAACTATTTCATGCCAGAAGTATGAAAATAGACTTCAGAGACCTGTCACTGTCGAGctttcttgaaatatttaaacTTCATCAATATCTAATATGTTAAGTGGTATTGGTACTATGATCACATAGTACCAATACCACGGAGACGTTTACAGAAATACTAAATTTGAGGTGTGTCGTCACCTAGTGCTGCTGTCCCTTTAACATATTAGATAGTAATGAAGTTTAAATTTTTCAAGAAAGCTCGACACCAACAGGTCCCTGAAGCCTATTTTCATACTTCCGGCATGAAACAGTTACCACTAAAGCTAGGAAAATAGCCTTACGAGCGTAGTAATCTAGCATAATTCCACgcagatgaaaatgaaaactatgCAATTTTGGAAAGGAACTTGAAGAGTGACTTTCGTTATGTTATATATTTCATACTGTATATAGAGAAACTGAAACTGTTTGGATTATATAGGCGACTCTGTCGTCATCACCTCTAGCCAGTGTtaccaactgtagggtaattgacctacgcgtagggtaatatGGGCAAAATCTTAGAGAGGAGGACGATATTTTCAAgggtagggtaattgtaacaagatagatttagatcaatatgcttattagtattcatgatattgcatataaacataatctaaagatttatttatcatcatagccgcagaatgtttggtcattttcagttatgtagggtaatttctcgtgTCCTGTAGGGGTCGTAGGGTTAGAGGAGTTGGCATCACTGCCTCCAGTTTCTGGGTCTGGTTTATTATGCTGTCCACCACCCAGCTCTGTTTTGGCGCTGTCTTGAGCGCTGATCGGCCTAAAGTAGCCCCAGAGCTTGACTTGACAGCCTGAGTTCCATTAAAAAATCGTCTAGCCAATTCTTTTCTGTTAGGGCAtaatcaaaaaaataatttacgtcCCGTATATTTATGACAAAAAAAGCATTTCTGTTCCACCCAAAGCCTGAACATCCGGACGAGAAAGGGACGAAACCTCCACTTCCTGCAGATGGTCATCTTGCCCCTGGTGCCCATAGCAGCGCTCATCATCCAGAACTGCATCACCATGGAGAACGTCATTCGATACCAGGCGGAAATCACCAAAGTCAACGAAGGGGTACTAAAAGCTGTCATACACTATGCTCTGTTCGGTTTCTTAGTTCAccatagtcgattcatttaaggtagattcttgtgcctacgagacgtttgtcaggctgcttctgattggctggtaaCGAGAGGTagggtaggccgctcgctcagtgtcattattttcgtctgtggcttagaaaactagcaatatgtttacatttcttcaattatctcacgctttgctcaagataggaaagattaggtcataccataggattcgatATTAATTGTGCACTAAGCCATctgttcctgaaatcaataagataaaacataaaggaattacaacgagtaaaagtgaagagggaagatttaattctttatacctctTTTTACtaatcatcggattttgcatcattaacaccatcaagataaaataaaacttgtgttttcatacaacaaatacaccctgaatacgctggtactttcagattttagatgagtgtaatatgtgaagagaaaatgaagactatgtcttattatgttgtatctgtaaatgattcaagtttgacggtattgccgagagaatgGGAGCTGCAAGGCGCCGTTGCGTGCTCGTCTcaaagagatttgagttgccaattagagATATTcgggttgcagtttcgacaatattttgcatgttatatcattacatattctgtaattaaatatacagaattcccattatgactgccGAACATattcaatccaatatcatatagtatgtctggacatatctgataacgaaaaaaataataataatcagatggatgcatcaggtatcgttagctcagatctAAACGGGCCCGCGGGGAATTGAGTCCAGCCAGCgtagaagttgaactctgtggacagacttcgcactcttcaactcagcttAAGTTTTTAGTCAGGTTGTTTctgaatattgtttctaattttattttatgaatatattttcaaatgaaagatatCAGAAACTTTTTTGAGTGATATAAAATGATAATCTCAGAGAAGTACTAAACACAAAggattaagaaagattgacttcctttcaggctgagtcaagtatggatgcaacattttcagacaaattctttgttttctctttacatattactcgcatctaaaatctgaaagcaccagcatattcagggtgattttattgtttaaaaacacaagattttattttctcttgatagcataaattatgcaaaatccgataaaTAAAAAccggtaaaaagaatgaaatgtttctctcttcacttttactcgtaattcctttgtgttttatcttattgatttcaggaagaGATCATTTAGCTGTACATTTAATACCGGATTCTTTGGTATGACTAAAACTTTATCATCTTTTGCAAAACGtgagaaaattgaagaaatataaacatattgctagttttctaagctacaaacgaaaatatgacacactgAGTGAGCGGCcgacctcccggtaccagccaatcagaggccgccaaacaaacgtctcgtaggcacaagaatctaccttatgtgaatcgactataggtgCCTGACCTATATATACTTTCTTTGGCTCTGAGCTGAAAGATACGATTGGGTTTGCAGAAGATGTTAATGGCTTTGAAATGTAAAATCGTAGTACTAGCGGTCATTATTTTGTCCAAGAAATGGCAATGTTTACGTTTTTATCAGAAAATCGTTGTACTatcggtcattttttttttcaagaaatggcaATGTGTACGTTTATATCAGAAATGCTATTTCCGAAGTAAACAACAGAAACAATAGTTTCTGTCGTTTATACGTGGGAAATTCTGCTTTTAATTTATTTGCTCCTGGAAAACAAAGCCATCTGGAAGGTATGATAATTGCCATCGAATATTCCAGGTCCTGCTCACTGTCAATTTAGGACGTCTTGTGGCTGGCATCCAGAGAGAGCGTCTGGCAGTGGCGTATTATTTCTTCACAAACAGATCACTCCACAGGTTGGTTCTCCATAGATTGTTGCGTCAAGGTCTATAGTATCTCTATAGACCTTGATAATGCTATTGAGAAGGGCGAGAATTCCATTTTATCGCAGTAGCAACAAATAGTAAACACgtataacaataaaaattcacTTTTACTTTCGTATAACACGCGCTTAAAAAAGTGACTTGTAATGCCGTATGGTACTAACTTGAAATATGTTCCAGATTTGTTTAAAATGTTTAGTAAAAATGTATGTGTTGTAATGCCATATGGTACTAGAAAggtatttcaaattttttaaaatgtttagtaataatgtatgtttgtgtgtctgtatacGTTGAAAAACGAGCGATTGTTGTATGAATCGAGCAAAATAAAAGCCAAAACATTAGTACACAGCCTCTGAACACCAcgccttattcttcttctttcttctgtcTGTTTTCCAGGTCGAACCTCACCCAGTTCTACGCCGACACAAATCACTACATCACCAAGCTGACGACTTGGCCTAAGATCAGCAAAGACGAGTCGGACTTGTTCCTGTCTCCGCAGCATTTTCAAATATGTCTGAATGACTTCAGGTACCAGTACGTCTGATGATTCTGAGCCTAATTTGGATTTATAGGCATAATTTGAACAGCTTACAACTGGTTTGCTTGCAACTATTGGAAGAGGGCTATTAATTAAGATGGCTGAGGTAGCAGATtacattttttaatgaattttatatgcatagtctctctctctctctctctctctctctctctctctctctctctctctctctctcatagaggcAGTTTCACAGAGGCTTTTGAgttgcacggagagagagagagagagagagagagagagagagagagagagagagagagagagagatctgaagtATTACAGTTGGCGAAGTTAGAAAAAAAGTTGATAATACTTATTTCATGGACACTAGCGTAGCAGATTACTTATAGACTGTAGGTCTACGTAATATGCGTGTGTAATTCAACCATTACTACCACATATTTCGTTAAAGAACCGTAGGTAATTAAACGCTAACAAAGTCATTTCCATCTctgatagaataataatatcattttccTCCTTCCAGATCGCAGATCGACTCGACGGAGATGCTCATTTCGCGGAAGATGGACTTCTACGGCGATATAACGGCTCCTCTCATTCGCCAGCTCATCATCTACACCAGCACGACCAGCTCTCCCAGTCTGTGGCAGTCCGTATTTCTGGCAGAGTTGTGCACTAATGGCTTTAGTCTTTGCACTTGTGTAGAATTTGCACGtctctttttttatgtctgaGCGTTGACATGTGTGTGATATCACGACTTTGACGCTGGGGACGTTGCGTCTAGagtggtttcagttgcctgtagtactctctctctctctctctctctctctctctctctctctctctctctctctctctctctctctctctctctatatatatatatatatatatatatatatatatatatatatatatatatatatcagtctgaATGCGTCATCATAtggatatactctctctctctctctctctctctctctctctctctttatggatcACATGTATGGTAGGTACTTCCCTTGTTTTAAATTTCTAGGGAACTGACAAATTTGGATCttgcaaatcacacacacacacactcacacacacacacacacacacacacaaatatatatataatattatatatatatatatatatatatatatatatatatatatatatatatatatattccaatgctGACGTATTTGAGGATGAGTGTACTTAGTACGTATACATGTGTTCGTGGATGatgcttacgagagagagagagagagagagagagagagagatccttgtgaAATAATCTCCCTCTTCGTAAATCCCCACAGGTTGGTTGAATCTTACAAGAGTATAATCCAGGCTATCGAAAGCTTAGGCCGAACGGTGACCATAGGAGTGAACTATTACGGCCGAGGGCACCTTAACAAGAGGAATCTCTACCAATACATACGTCAAGTTATGGGCCATTGGGTTCTCGGGCATTGAGGTAAGGTTGTTGACCCATACGAACACTGCTGTAATTTTGATTTGTATGTTGTTGGTCTCTGGTTAGCCCCACAAAGCAGGAATAGCAGATGAGAACGATGGCTTAAGGTTGTTTATTAAATCAAGGGTAATaaaagatagatctatactgATCAAATCTTATATGGGTGACTACAGAAGAATATTAATAttgaaatacatagattatttgtaaaatgtacgaATATACAAATAAGTTCTGAAGCCATTTAAGTTAGGCTTTATACGTAATGtgttctaaagagaatttttatttctttattttctcgtcGTTTGTACGAAGTACAAATGTACAAATATGTTCTCAAGCCATTTAAGTTACGCTTTATTGTGttctaaagagaaaaataaaaataaaaagtttcaaaaTGATGATTTTATAATACTGCagaataattgattttttttgtcgtttgttcaatgtacatatgtacaaataTGTTCTAAAGCCAATTAAGTTACGCTTTATAATATGATCtaaagagaaaaatgtttataaaaataaagtttcgAAATGATGGTTTTATAATATTGCAGAATAATtgatttctctttttctcttccttatTCTCAACAGGCATCGATGGCGTTTTCCAAGGATAGCAGAATATTCATGCAAGACATCCAGAACAAAACGTACATGGCGAAGGTAAGTGTAAGATAAGGCTGAATACAAAATAATGTAGATTCTGAAACGCCAAAGTATACTTCAGGTACTGAAGGTTCCCTCGTGTGATTCTCAGTGGCTGGTAATAGCCATAAGGAAAAAAACGTCACAATTTTGGCTGGGAATAAAAGTCACGGGGAAAAAATCGTATTCTTTCATGGTGGCCGGTAATGAAGTCAcaaggagtggggagggggagggggagggatgttGGATTCATAATATCTTCGGGGTCATTATCTGTATGACAATGACAgtcttttgtgtatgtttatacGGAAAATCCCTAACGGGGTTGTACTAAATACTCTGCAAATTTGGACAGATACCGggttgtatatataacatatatatgtgtttagcatgcatactatagtagattcacatcaagcgtgcatctgatgtctaggccagtcccttacgacgctcctcattggctgttaataagccaatcacagggctggaaaccctcagtctcttgagagagttgaCATAGGATGGATGTacgttt
Coding sequences:
- the LOC135208215 gene encoding uncharacterized protein LOC135208215 produces the protein MGSVQLEELSPDHSEHSLNSENASSFIGIKTGCGNLNIRTRKGRNLHFLQMVILPLVPIAALIIQNCITMENVIRYQAEITKVNEGVLLTVNLGRLVAGIQRERLAVAYYFFTNRSLHRSNLTQFYADTNHYITKLTTWPKISKDESDLFLSPQHFQICLNDFRSQIDSTEMLISRKMDFYGDITAPLIRQLIIYTSTTSSPSLWQSVFLAELCTNGFSLCTCVEFARLFFYV